In Rhodomicrobium lacus, the following proteins share a genomic window:
- a CDS encoding ABC transporter substrate-binding protein, with translation MGITSAALRRAVLAFGVLTVSFCAQADEVSGKRSVTYYGSTTLTVPERVTRIATAWEAQNSIIAMLGYGDKIVATTRIVRDMPVFRKFVPSIKDAELASLGGMADVDVERLLLLRPDILFIAGALPPAKQTQLASGGIAVAAFRANSMDALLERTLITGELFGPAALAKAHAFRDYFEANKARVAKALAGLPAEKRLKIYLAQGSPTATSGRPSLNQDWMDLGGAINVAEHWFEGIGNATGRVTVERVIEADPDVIIAMRASDAEEIRSDPRWKGIKAVREGRVYANPRGMFWWCRETSEEALQFLWLASILYPDRLNVDMAAETRAFYKQFYGYDLTEAETADFLRPAN, from the coding sequence ATGGGAATTACGTCTGCCGCGCTTCGCCGTGCGGTGCTTGCCTTCGGTGTACTGACCGTTTCGTTCTGCGCGCAGGCCGATGAGGTTTCGGGCAAGCGTAGTGTGACCTATTACGGCTCCACCACGCTCACGGTCCCCGAGCGCGTCACCCGCATCGCCACCGCCTGGGAGGCCCAGAACTCCATCATTGCGATGCTTGGTTACGGCGACAAGATCGTGGCGACGACACGGATCGTCCGCGACATGCCGGTTTTTCGGAAGTTTGTGCCCTCGATCAAGGACGCCGAACTGGCAAGCCTCGGAGGCATGGCGGATGTCGATGTGGAACGTCTGCTGCTCCTGCGCCCCGACATTCTGTTTATCGCGGGTGCGCTGCCTCCGGCGAAGCAGACGCAACTGGCAAGCGGGGGCATCGCCGTTGCTGCGTTTCGGGCGAATTCGATGGACGCGTTGCTCGAACGGACGCTGATCACCGGCGAGCTGTTCGGCCCCGCCGCTTTGGCGAAAGCGCATGCTTTCCGTGATTATTTCGAGGCAAACAAGGCGCGCGTTGCAAAAGCGCTCGCTGGCCTGCCCGCTGAAAAGCGGCTCAAGATTTACCTGGCCCAAGGTTCGCCGACAGCAACATCCGGGCGTCCTTCGCTCAATCAGGACTGGATGGATCTCGGAGGCGCGATCAACGTCGCCGAACACTGGTTCGAGGGAATCGGCAATGCAACGGGACGGGTCACGGTAGAGCGGGTCATTGAGGCGGATCCAGACGTCATCATAGCCATGCGCGCTTCGGACGCCGAGGAGATCCGCAGCGACCCCCGCTGGAAAGGCATCAAGGCGGTGAGGGAAGGGCGTGTTTACGCCAACCCGCGCGGTATGTTCTGGTGGTGCCGGGAGACATCGGAGGAAGCCTTGCAGTTTTTGTGGCTCGCTTCGATCCTTTACCCCGACCGGCTCAACGTGGACATGGCAGCTGAGACGCGTGCGTTTTACAAGCAGTTTTACGGCTATGATCTGACAGAAGCAGAAACCGCCGATTTCCTTCGTCCCGCAAACTGA
- a CDS encoding ABC transporter ATP-binding protein — MTSSDRSSRLEVRAVRFAYGAREVLGGIDFAFECGEFVSLLGANGAGKSTLLRVMLGLVRPTAGAVLLNGEPIARLSRRVTSRHLAYVPQTHVSPFPYTVREVVMMGRLGETGMMKSPSANDESLVDDAIARLGIVHLAARPYTEISGGERQLTLVSRALAQGARLLILDEPASALDFGHQHRLMTHLMALVDDGYGVFMSTHHPDHALMAATRAILLKDGRVMVDGAPEDCLDGEAIWRLYGVRVAGTGRLAPSPFGPLRETT; from the coding sequence ATGACTTCCAGCGATCGAAGTTCAAGGCTCGAAGTCCGCGCGGTGCGTTTTGCGTATGGGGCGCGCGAGGTACTTGGAGGAATCGATTTCGCCTTCGAATGCGGCGAGTTCGTTTCGCTCCTCGGCGCCAATGGCGCGGGCAAAAGCACCTTGTTGCGCGTGATGTTGGGCCTTGTCCGGCCGACCGCCGGAGCCGTGCTTCTGAACGGGGAGCCCATCGCCAGACTGAGCCGGCGCGTGACGTCCCGTCATCTTGCCTACGTGCCTCAAACACATGTCAGCCCCTTTCCATACACTGTCCGCGAGGTCGTCATGATGGGAAGGCTCGGTGAAACGGGCATGATGAAAAGCCCGAGCGCCAACGATGAAAGCCTAGTGGACGACGCTATCGCGCGTCTGGGCATCGTTCATCTGGCGGCAAGGCCTTACACCGAGATTTCGGGCGGCGAACGACAGTTGACGCTGGTTAGCCGCGCTCTCGCGCAAGGCGCGCGACTTCTCATCCTCGACGAACCGGCGTCAGCTCTCGACTTCGGCCATCAGCATCGGCTGATGACCCATCTCATGGCCTTGGTTGACGACGGCTACGGTGTTTTCATGAGCACACATCACCCGGATCACGCTCTCATGGCGGCGACGCGAGCTATCCTGCTGAAGGACGGCCGCGTCATGGTCGACGGTGCGCCTGAGGACTGCCTGGATGGGGAGGCGATCTGGCGTTTGTACGGCGTTCGCGTCGCCGGAACCGGGCGTTTGGCACCCTCTCCGTTTGGTCCCTTGCGAGAGACGACATGA
- a CDS encoding FecCD family ABC transporter permease, producing MIGRGIPVPGWLFGCIVLMLAMTVLALSVGAYPIRVSEILHFLAATAGLTEMDPARRAVLSNVLVDVRLPRVLAAILVGMALACSGAAFQAVFRNPLVSPGLLGVLAGAAFGAALGMVLDGSWALIQLLCFVMGLAAVAVGVGVATSFGGASMITLVLGGVISSAMFGALLSIIKYVADPQNQLPSIVYWMMGNLGMPGLEQTLWLAGPIIAGIISLALLGRGLDALSMGDDEARALGIPVDTLRYAVIVIATLLSAITVSMVGMIGWVGLFVPHAARILLGPGNRRLLIASALLGASFLLAADFLARMVASAEIPIGIVTECLGIPMFLLVLRKARRGWAA from the coding sequence ATGATCGGGCGCGGTATCCCGGTTCCGGGCTGGCTGTTCGGTTGTATCGTGCTCATGTTGGCAATGACGGTTCTGGCGCTGTCTGTCGGCGCTTACCCGATAAGAGTGAGCGAGATTTTGCACTTCCTCGCTGCCACAGCGGGATTGACTGAAATGGACCCGGCGAGAAGGGCTGTCCTCTCCAACGTCCTTGTCGACGTCCGGCTGCCACGGGTGCTCGCGGCGATTCTAGTCGGCATGGCGCTCGCGTGTTCGGGTGCTGCTTTTCAGGCGGTTTTCAGAAATCCCCTCGTATCGCCGGGCCTTCTTGGTGTGCTTGCCGGAGCGGCTTTCGGTGCGGCTCTCGGAATGGTGCTGGACGGATCCTGGGCACTCATTCAGCTCCTGTGCTTCGTTATGGGGCTTGCGGCCGTAGCGGTCGGGGTGGGCGTGGCTACGTCCTTCGGCGGTGCATCCATGATCACGCTCGTCCTTGGCGGGGTGATCAGCAGCGCAATGTTCGGTGCATTGCTGTCCATCATCAAATATGTGGCGGACCCGCAGAACCAATTGCCTTCGATTGTTTACTGGATGATGGGTAATCTCGGCATGCCGGGTCTCGAACAGACGTTATGGCTTGCCGGGCCGATCATTGCAGGAATCATATCCCTAGCTCTTCTGGGGCGTGGTCTCGATGCTCTTTCCATGGGCGATGACGAGGCGCGTGCCCTCGGCATCCCGGTCGATACCTTGCGGTATGCCGTCATAGTGATCGCCACATTGCTTTCGGCCATTACCGTTTCGATGGTCGGAATGATCGGCTGGGTCGGCCTGTTCGTTCCCCACGCGGCGCGCATCCTGCTCGGTCCAGGGAACCGCCGCCTTCTGATCGCGAGCGCCTTGCTCGGCGCCAGTTTCCTTCTCGCGGCGGATTTTTTGGCGCGTATGGTCGCGAGTGCCGAAATCCCCATCGGCATCGTCACCGAATGCCTCGGCATTCCAATGTTCTTACTGGTGCTTCGTAAGGCGCGGCGCGGCTGGGCGGCTTGA
- a CDS encoding IS630 family transposase (programmed frameshift) — translation MTRPLSNDLRERVVAAVLRGASCREAAARFDVAVSSVVKLMQRYRATSSVAPGKMGGHRKRILLPHREFIEERLKQTPHLSLHALKAELAARGVSVSHNAVWEFLRHEGLRFKKSMLALEQARPDVARRRRRWKARQASLDPAKLVFIDETWIKTNMAPLRGWGPKGKRLRAYAPHGHWRTLTFIGALRLDRLTAPCVFDGPINGECFRAYTEQQLVPVLKPGDIVVMDNLGSHKGKAVRMAIRKAGARFLFLPPYSPDLNPIEQAFAKIKHWMRCARKRTIEDVCAQIGALVETIVPTECKSYFENDGYGSVKT, via the exons ATGACACGACCCCTTTCGAACGATCTTCGTGAGCGCGTTGTTGCGGCGGTTCTTCGCGGCGCAAGCTGCCGGGAGGCGGCGGCCCGCTTCGATGTCGCGGTTTCGAGTGTGGTGAAGCTGATGCAGCGCTATCGGGCGACCAGCTCGGTGGCGCCGGGCAAGATGGGCGGACACCGCAAGCGCATTCTCCTGCCGCATCGCGAGTTCATCGAGGAGCGGCTCAAACAGACCCCGCATCTCTCGCTGCACGCCTTGAAGGCAGAGCTTGCCGCGCGCGGGGTGTCTGTCTCGCACAACGCGGTGTGGGAGTTCCTGCGGCACGAGGGCTTGCGCTTCAAAAAAAGC ATGCTCGCCCTCGAACAGGCTCGCCCGGACGTCGCGCGGCGGCGCCGGCGCTGGAAGGCGCGGCAGGCAAGCCTTGATCCGGCGAAGCTCGTCTTCATCGACGAGACCTGGATCAAGACCAACATGGCTCCCCTGCGCGGCTGGGGGCCAAAGGGAAAGCGCCTGCGCGCCTATGCTCCGCACGGCCATTGGCGGACGCTGACATTCATCGGGGCGCTGCGGCTGGACCGGCTCACCGCGCCTTGCGTCTTCGACGGCCCGATCAACGGCGAGTGCTTCCGCGCCTATACCGAACAGCAATTGGTCCCGGTCCTCAAACCCGGCGACATCGTGGTCATGGATAATCTCGGCAGCCATAAGGGCAAGGCCGTGCGGATGGCGATCCGCAAGGCCGGGGCGAGGTTCCTGTTCCTGCCTCCCTATTCCCCTGACCTTAATCCGATCGAGCAAGCCTTCGCCAAGATCAAACACTGGATGCGATGCGCCCGGAAGCGAACCATCGAGGACGTCTGCGCCCAGATCGGCGCCCTCGTCGAAACAATCGTCCCCACCGAGTGCAAAAGCTACTTCGAGAACGATGGATACGGTTCTGTCAAAACATGA